The following is a genomic window from Benincasa hispida cultivar B227 chromosome 7, ASM972705v1, whole genome shotgun sequence.
ATGGGTTTACAATGACAATGacagtaaaataaaattgagttatttttaaatgtaagaaaatgaactaaaatatttacaaaattaacaGTTCATCTATATCATGATGGATACAGATAGTGATATCTATTACAAACAAactataatattttgttattatttacagatatttttatcaattttttcatttaaaacaaaatttcaataaaataagttaatacaatataataatatatatatatatatttgtaaaaaaagGTTTCTATATCGGTATTTTAAGTTAACGACAGAACTAAAACGACCGAGGAGAGGGGGAAATAATTAGGTACAGAGATGATACAATAAGCCAACAATGGAATTCAGCCACGTCATCTTACGCATCTCAGCTTTTCCAACGCTGAATTTCTATTGGTCCTTAATATTCTTGTCGTTTCTTCTTTTATCTATTCTCATTTTCCCTTTCCCAAAAACCCCTGCCcttctgtttttcttttttcttttttttttcttccctttcttcttcttcttttcttttttcttttttctttttttttttgaggcgCATATTAGTTAAGTCTTCGTGTTTTAGCTTCTAGGTCTGATCCAATCCCCACTCCACAAAAATTCTCCAATTCTCGccgtcgtcgtcgtcgtcgtcaTCGTCGATGCTTCCTCCCGTCGATCTCCGCCGTCCCTTCTTTCTTCTACTTCCTTCTTCCCCGccctctctctctcctctctcagTTCATACCCTACGCCGCCTCCTACCGCCTCCATGATCCGTCGCTTCCCGATTGCTTGCTCCGGTGATTCCTCTTCGATCCGATTATTACTCTTCTCCTTCCGTACTCAACTTCTCCGATTTCTTCAATTATCCCTCCTGGATCGTGTTCGTTGCACAGCTTGATTCTCCCGAGGAGTTTTCTAGATTGATTTAGTTCTTAACGGATTTTCAACTGTTTTCTAGATTTATTTTACACGtagctttcttcttttctattttttttttttttttagggggggggggggggtggttgagagagagagagaggagggGATTTTATTGTGTATGTTGGAGAAGAGTTATTTATCCGACTGACTTCTGTAAGAATTGAAGTTTGAAACGGATCTTGAATTTAACTGAGAAACTCAGAGTTTTCTTTTGGATTTGTGATTCGATTTGGAGTTGAAGAAACTGAAGACTGTTTCTTTGAGTTTAATCGAAGTTATGGATGAACGGGACACTAGTAGGATAAATATGGGGATGTCAGATGTGATTCTTGGCTGTGTAATGCCCTATATTCACGACCCGAAAGATCGTGACGCTGTTTCTCAAGTTTGCCGGAGATGGTACGAGCTTGATGCGCTTACACGTAAGCATGTTACTATAGCTCTTTGCTACACCACCACACCGGAACGGCTACGGCGACGGTTTATTCATCTCGAATCGTTGAAATTGAAGGGTAAACCTAGAGCTGCGATGTTTAATTTGATACCTGAGGATTGGGGAGGATATGTAACTCCTTGGGTAAGGGAGATTGCTGATTCTTTCAATTGCTTGAGGTCTCTTCACTTCCGGCGGATGATTGTTGTAGATTCGGATCTGGAGCTTCTTGCTTGTGCACGAGGACGTGTTCTTCTATCGCTTAAACTCGATAAATGCTCTGGATTCTCCACTGATGGATTGTTCCATATCGGACGCTCTTGCAGGTATCTGATTTCGTAACTAGCTTCAATCTTTTAAGGAGATTTGATGTTTTGTTAAAGATGAAATTTCTGGATGAAAAATTTTGAGATGCAGCGAACGAATTAATGTTTGTTTCTGGTGAACGATGAAGCTGAGAACCATCTGATCATTTCTATTAATTTGGTTTTCcattttttgaattattattataattattatttcattcttGTCATCGTTGTAgggtttttactttttactttttttggGTCTTTAATATGATTGTTTGATgcctctgaacttttcaaaagaaagaGATAAGAAGCTGAAACAGAGTGAACGTATCTGCTAACTTACAATATTCTTAAAGAAAGTTTGACATTTTGGGAACTGGGCAAAGAAGGAAACTGTTCTAAGTTATCCTAAATGAAGCTTAATTTGGATTGATAGTGCAATTTCAGCAATTATGTCAGATTGCAATTTTAGTACTTCTGTGAACTAATAATAATAGCATGTTTCCCGTCTAGAAATTAaattcaagtaattaaaaaaaaagtgagtttTGATTTCTGAATGACATTACTCATGATGTTTTAtcatctttaatgttggttgttTCAGGAATTTAAAAACATTGTTTTTGGAAGAGAGCTCAATTGTCGAGAAAGATGGGGAATGGCTACATGAACTTGCTAGGAACAACACAGTTCTTGAGACATTAAATTTTTACATGACAGATCTTACCCAAGTTAGATTTGAAGATCTTGAACTTATAGCCAAAAACTGCCGTTCCTTAATTTCTGTGAAAATTAGTGATTGTGAAATCCTTCATCTCGTGGGCTTCTTTCGCGCTGCTGGTGCTTTGGAGGAATTTTGTGGAGGATCCTTCAATGATGAAGCAGAGAATTATACTTCTGTAGCCTTGCCTCAGAATCTCCGTAATTTGGGACTTACATATATGGGAAGGAATGAAATGCCGATAGTTTTCCCTTTTGCAAACCTTCTCAAGAAGTTGGATCTCTTGTATGCTCTGCTTCATACAGAAGACCATTGTACTTTGATTCAGAGATGCCCCAACTTAGAAGTGCTTGAGGTAATGCtaattttaatgaaattctttcattttctatgttttctttCATCTCTTTTCTTAGAACTGCTTCATTCAATTATGGTTTGATTCTGAATATCTCTGATGGGGAGATGCCATATCCCGTTACCCCTGTTTTTATATTACAGAGTTCCTTCTTTCTGATTGCCCTGCTTTTATCCCTTATTCGCATGCTTTCATTTGCATGGCCATTGATGTAATATCCCTCATCCACATGGTTCAACTATgggtttaattttgatttatgtgaggagtttttctctctttttcagtTTTTTAGGTATAATtatgtattatgaaatttcatattaattcagCCAATTGAAGGTTTGGTATTATTAACTGTGCAGACTCGAAATGTGATTGGAGATAGAGGATTAGAAGTACTTGCTCGTCATTGCAAGAAACTGAAAAGGCTTAGAATTGAGCGAGGAGCGGATGAGCAGGGATTGGAAGACGAGGAAGGTCTTGTTTCACAAAGAGGATTGATTGCTTTGGCACAGGGATGTCTGGAACTGGAATACTTAGCTGTATATGTATCGGATATCACAAATTCGT
Proteins encoded in this region:
- the LOC120081400 gene encoding coronatine-insensitive protein 1, with protein sequence MDERDTSRINMGMSDVILGCVMPYIHDPKDRDAVSQVCRRWYELDALTRKHVTIALCYTTTPERLRRRFIHLESLKLKGKPRAAMFNLIPEDWGGYVTPWVREIADSFNCLRSLHFRRMIVVDSDLELLACARGRVLLSLKLDKCSGFSTDGLFHIGRSCRNLKTLFLEESSIVEKDGEWLHELARNNTVLETLNFYMTDLTQVRFEDLELIAKNCRSLISVKISDCEILHLVGFFRAAGALEEFCGGSFNDEAENYTSVALPQNLRNLGLTYMGRNEMPIVFPFANLLKKLDLLYALLHTEDHCTLIQRCPNLEVLETRNVIGDRGLEVLARHCKKLKRLRIERGADEQGLEDEEGLVSQRGLIALAQGCLELEYLAVYVSDITNSSLECIGTYSKNLCDFRLVLLDREVRITDLPLDNGVQALLRGCSEKLKRFALYLRPGGLTDVGLGYIGRYSPNVRWMLLGYVGESDDGLLEFSRGCPSLQKLEVRGCCFSERALAKSVMRLTSLRYLWVQGYRGSSSGRDLLAMARPFWNIELIPSRRVVVPDQVGEMVVAEHPAHILAYYSLAGPRTDFPDSVVPLDSSSLIPA